A DNA window from Carassius gibelio isolate Cgi1373 ecotype wild population from Czech Republic chromosome A6, carGib1.2-hapl.c, whole genome shotgun sequence contains the following coding sequences:
- the LOC128015400 gene encoding acid-sensing ion channel 4-B isoform X2, whose product MPIEFVCKIKFAEGNEAKAASTEGGGTVMLDEGLRRQKGGMADLASFASSSSLHGLARVLGTSGNMGFRQTLWGLALLVSLGLFLYQATWSMVTFLERPHLAAMREETRRELTFPAITLCNVNRFRFSALTDADIYHLANLTGLPPKSRKGHRPSELQYPPPDMLDIFQRTGHQLEDMLKSCNFSGQNCSSKDFSVVYTRFGKCYMFNGNKTSPKRVRQGGTGNGLELMLDIQQDEYLPIWRETNETTLEAGIRVQIHSQNEPPYIHQLGFGVSPGFQTFVSCQEQRVTYLPQPWGNCRASSEPVIPGYDTYSISACRLHCESTQVQRECNCRMVHMPGDADICSPSKIKCVNKALALLQKSTGDSCPCETPCNFTRYGKELSMVKIPSRGSARYLSRKYQKSEEYIRDNFLILDIFFEALNYETIEQKKAYDIAGLLGDIGGQMGLFIGASILTVLEILDYIYEVS is encoded by the exons ATGCCCATCgaatttgtttgtaaaattaagTTTGCTGAGGGCAACGAAGCCAAGGCGGCCTCAACAGAAGGAGGCGGAACCGTTATGCTAGATGAAGGCCTTCGGCGTCAAAAAGGAGGTATGGCTGACCTGGCATCCTTTGCAAGTTCCTCTTCACTACATGGTCTGGCTCGGGTATTGGGGACCTCAGGGAACATGGGTTTCAGACAGACCCTTTGGGGCCTGGCACTGTTGGTCTCGCTCGGTCTCTTCCTGTACCAGGCGACATGGAGCATGGTGACTTTTCTAGAGCGACCCCACCTCGCAGCTATGAGGGAAGAAACCCGCCGTGAGCTCACCTTCCCAGCCATTACCCTCTGTAACGTCAACCGATTTCGCTTCTCAGCCCTCACCGATGCGGACATATACCACTTGGCGAACCTCACCGGCCTGCCGCCCAAGAGCCGTAAAGGACACCGGCCAAGTGAGCTCCAGTACCCACCCCCTGACATGTTAGACATTTTCCAGAGGACTGGCCACCAGCTGGAAGACATGCTGAAGAGTTGTAACTTCAGCGGGCAGAACTGCTCGAGCAAAGACTTCAGCGTG GTGTATACACGGTTTGGGAAATGTTACATGTTTAATGGAAACAAGACGTCACCCAAGCGGGTAAGGCAAGGCGGCACAGGAAATGGACTGGAGCTGATGCTGGATATTCAGCAGGACGAGTATCTGCCCATCTGGAGAGAAACCA ATGAGACGACATTGGAGGCAGGTATTCGGGTTCAGATTCACAGTCAGAATGAACCCCCGTACATCCACCAGCTAGGATTTGGGGTCTCTCCAGGATTCCAGACTTTTGTTTCCTGTCAGGAACAGAGG GTAACATACCTGCCACAGCCGTGGGGAAACTGTCGGGCTTCGTCTGAGCCTGTGATCCCAGGATATGACACATACAGCATCAGCGCTTGCAGACTGCACTGTGAGAGCACACAGGTGCAGAGAGAGTGCAACTGCAGGATGGTGCATATGCCAG GTGATGCTGATATCTGTTCACCCAGCAAAATCAAGTGTGTTAACAAGGCATTAG CTTTACTCCAGAAGAGCACAGGTGACTCATGCCCCTGCGAGACACCCTGTAATTTCACTCGCTATGGAAAAGAGCTCTCTATGGTTAAAATCCCCAGCAGGGGCTCCGCTCGCTACCTTTCTCGCAAATACCAAAAATCGGAGGAATACATCAG AGACAACTTTCTCATCTTGGATATTTTCTTTGAGGCCCTTAATTATGAGACAATTGAACAGAAGAAAGCGTACGACATCGCTGGTCTGTTAG GAGATATTGGTGGACAGATGGGGCTCTTCATTGGGGCCAGTATTCTTACTGTACTGGAAATACTTGACTATATATATGAGGTATCTTAA
- the LOC128015400 gene encoding acid-sensing ion channel 4-B isoform X1, with the protein MPIEFVCKIKFAEGNEAKAASTEGGGTVMLDEGLRRQKGGMADLASFASSSSLHGLARVLGTSGNMGFRQTLWGLALLVSLGLFLYQATWSMVTFLERPHLAAMREETRRELTFPAITLCNVNRFRFSALTDADIYHLANLTGLPPKSRKGHRPSELQYPPPDMLDIFQRTGHQLEDMLKSCNFSGQNCSSKDFSVVYTRFGKCYMFNGNKTSPKRVRQGGTGNGLELMLDIQQDEYLPIWRETNETTLEAGIRVQIHSQNEPPYIHQLGFGVSPGFQTFVSCQEQRVTYLPQPWGNCRASSEPVIPGYDTYSISACRLHCESTQVQRECNCRMVHMPGDADICSPSKIKCVNKALALLQKSTGDSCPCETPCNFTRYGKELSMVKIPSRGSARYLSRKYQKSEEYIRDNFLILDIFFEALNYETIEQKKAYDIAGLLGDIGGQMGLFIGASILTVLEILDYIYEVVKCKIKQLLKPKKIQKKQNQRNLIQEQVQRTKNMRELNLRTQLADRTIATVRFEEVKFKEANEVAQLHSAHPTSILPNHHNAQAVVQQDLAC; encoded by the exons ATGCCCATCgaatttgtttgtaaaattaagTTTGCTGAGGGCAACGAAGCCAAGGCGGCCTCAACAGAAGGAGGCGGAACCGTTATGCTAGATGAAGGCCTTCGGCGTCAAAAAGGAGGTATGGCTGACCTGGCATCCTTTGCAAGTTCCTCTTCACTACATGGTCTGGCTCGGGTATTGGGGACCTCAGGGAACATGGGTTTCAGACAGACCCTTTGGGGCCTGGCACTGTTGGTCTCGCTCGGTCTCTTCCTGTACCAGGCGACATGGAGCATGGTGACTTTTCTAGAGCGACCCCACCTCGCAGCTATGAGGGAAGAAACCCGCCGTGAGCTCACCTTCCCAGCCATTACCCTCTGTAACGTCAACCGATTTCGCTTCTCAGCCCTCACCGATGCGGACATATACCACTTGGCGAACCTCACCGGCCTGCCGCCCAAGAGCCGTAAAGGACACCGGCCAAGTGAGCTCCAGTACCCACCCCCTGACATGTTAGACATTTTCCAGAGGACTGGCCACCAGCTGGAAGACATGCTGAAGAGTTGTAACTTCAGCGGGCAGAACTGCTCGAGCAAAGACTTCAGCGTG GTGTATACACGGTTTGGGAAATGTTACATGTTTAATGGAAACAAGACGTCACCCAAGCGGGTAAGGCAAGGCGGCACAGGAAATGGACTGGAGCTGATGCTGGATATTCAGCAGGACGAGTATCTGCCCATCTGGAGAGAAACCA ATGAGACGACATTGGAGGCAGGTATTCGGGTTCAGATTCACAGTCAGAATGAACCCCCGTACATCCACCAGCTAGGATTTGGGGTCTCTCCAGGATTCCAGACTTTTGTTTCCTGTCAGGAACAGAGG GTAACATACCTGCCACAGCCGTGGGGAAACTGTCGGGCTTCGTCTGAGCCTGTGATCCCAGGATATGACACATACAGCATCAGCGCTTGCAGACTGCACTGTGAGAGCACACAGGTGCAGAGAGAGTGCAACTGCAGGATGGTGCATATGCCAG GTGATGCTGATATCTGTTCACCCAGCAAAATCAAGTGTGTTAACAAGGCATTAG CTTTACTCCAGAAGAGCACAGGTGACTCATGCCCCTGCGAGACACCCTGTAATTTCACTCGCTATGGAAAAGAGCTCTCTATGGTTAAAATCCCCAGCAGGGGCTCCGCTCGCTACCTTTCTCGCAAATACCAAAAATCGGAGGAATACATCAG AGACAACTTTCTCATCTTGGATATTTTCTTTGAGGCCCTTAATTATGAGACAATTGAACAGAAGAAAGCGTACGACATCGCTGGTCTGTTAG GAGATATTGGTGGACAGATGGGGCTCTTCATTGGGGCCAGTATTCTTACTGTACTGGAAATACTTGACTATATATATGAG GTGGTCAAATGCAAAATCAAGCAACTCCTGAAACCTAAAAAGATtcagaaaaaacaaaaccaaaggaACTTGATTCAAGAGCAGGTTCAGAGAACAAAGAACATGCGAGAACTGAACCTGCGAACACAGCTGGCAGATAGAACTATAGCTACTGTAAGATTTGAAGAAGTCAAATTCAAG GAAGCCAATGAAGTGGCTCAACTCCACAGTGCACATCCAACTTCAATATTACCAAATCATCACAATGCACAAGCAGTTGTACAGCAGGACTTGGCTTGTTAA